One window from the genome of Cryptomeria japonica chromosome 6, Sugi_1.0, whole genome shotgun sequence encodes:
- the LOC131073023 gene encoding zinc finger protein ZAT4-like gives MTEVDKLVAVEVAKKQEEEEFVLHRQQEVHPLGNFSYFCKICSKRFVSGRALGGHMRAHGPVVMAEPGEKKRMLFKSVEEEEGEEEEELNGDQLYTLRRNPKRSWRFSDQEYPFMMGAQSQEEDGSTESESEAEIEQHPASENYPNENSRSFDMWLKGKRSRRPRYAIQSQSHHEEQFSSDTNEEEDMALCLVMLASGVNTATQKLEFHGGEQQPGFPRSSDLKVPKINNALELPKCIKKRPKTKMVDANVDPSDDKKTRYECTTCNKTFYSYQALGGHRASHKKVKGCFSRIDGMEENESLEEEITDEEPISRSADSQLPNDFPKPSAKEQTKRTFDDAREESGETTLQPGIPSSVKKTRIHECSICHRTFASGQALGGHKRCHWGSAGNSDTISTVSSTKEPPVQQQRPMRSEMLDLNLPAPVDDDSEARQLNVLGVNVKNSHKPSNAETHSKVSPPFFQSWWMGTYPKQGHFLYNNHALMSIEDEADSKLGKKIEFGGVEDLKVSSRLQPWLQL, from the coding sequence ATGACAGAAGTGGATAAATTGGTTGCTGTGGAGGTGGcaaagaagcaagaagaggaagaatttgtgctGCATCGGCAGCAGGAGGTGCACCCACTTGGGAATTTCAGCTACTTCTGCAAAATTTGCAGCAAGAGATTTGTGTCTGGAAGAGCCTTGGGTGGTCACATGAGAGCCCACGGCCCTGTGGTCATGGCAGAACCTGGTGAGAAGAAGAGGATGCTTTTCAAGTCAgtggaggaagaggaaggagaagaagaggaGGAATTGAATGGTGATCAATTGTATACTCTGAGGAGGAATCCCAAACGCAGCTGGCGGTTTTCGGATCAGGAATACCCATTTATGATGGGTGCCCAATCCCAAGAAGAAGATGGGTCTACGGAGAGTGAGAGTGAGGCTGAGATTGAGCAGCACCCTGCTTCTGAAAACTACCCAAATGAGAATTCAAGAAGCTTTGATATGTGGCTGAAGGGAAAGAGATCCAGGAGACCCAGGTATGCGATCCAAAGTCAGTCACATCATGAAGAGCAATTCAGTTCAGATACTAATGAAGAGGAGGACATGGCACTCTGTCTTGTAATGCTTGCCAGTGGTGTAAACACTGCCACCCAAAAGCTGGAATTCCATGGTGGTGAGCAGCAGCCTGGTTTCCCTCGATCAAGCGACCTCAAGGTGCCCAAGATCAACAATGCTTTGGAGCTTCCTAAATGCATCAAGAAGAGGCCTAAAACTAAGATGGTGGATGCTAATGTGGATCCCTCTGATGATAAGAAAACCAGGTATGAGTGCACTACATGCAATAAGACTTTTTATTCATATCAGGCACTAGGAGGTCACAGGGCTAGCCACAAGAAGGTCAAGGGTTGTTTTTCAAGGATTGATGGGATGGAGGAGAATGAAAGCCTAGAAGAAGAGATTACCGATGAAGAGCCCATTAGCAGATCAGCAGATTCTCAGTTGCCCAATGATTTCCCAAAGCCTTCTGCCAAGGAACAGACCAAACGTACCTTTGATGATGCAAGAGAGGAAAGTGGTGAAACAACACTCCAGCCTGGTATTCCTTCTTCTGTTAAAAAGACCAGGATCCATGAATGCTCAATTTGTCACAGGACCTTTGCTTCAGGGCAGGCTTTGGGTGGTCATAAAAGATGCCATTGGGGCAGCGCAGGAAATTCAGATACTATTAGTACTGTGTCAAGCACCAAGGAGCCCCCTGTGCAGCAGCAGAGGCCTATGAGGTCGGAGATGCTGGACCTAAATTTGCCTGCCCCTGTGGATGATGACTCCGAAGCTAGACAgctcaatgttttaggtgtgaatgtTAAAAATTCTCACAAGCCTTCCAATGCTGAAACTCACAGCAAAGTGAGCCCTCCTTTTTTCCAGTCTTGGTGGATGGGCACCTACCCAAAACAAGGACATTTCTTGTACAATAATCACGCTCTGATGTCTATAGAAGATGAAGCAGACAGTAAGCTCggaaagaaaattgaatttggtGGGGTAGAAGATTTGAAAGTCTCAAGCAGGTTACAACCTTGGTTGCAACTGTGA